The Desulforegulaceae bacterium genome has a window encoding:
- a CDS encoding FAD-dependent oxidoreductase: MKILIVGGDAAGMSAASQIKRKYPENHVVVLEATQDVSYSACTMPYSIADPDDDIERLIVRAPKEFRKIGIELHLGHFVDKIDRDKKTVSGRTTKGEEFLFSYDKLFIATGNRPFMPPIKGLDLYGVFPLKSLEHGRQIDKYLEENTVKRAVIIGMGYIGLEMCEALYSRNIEVTMVEAAPEVLGWLHKDLRNPVKKELDDKGIDYFINTKVIEIQKSGSFFTVKTEDKNFETDLVIASMGVVPNSEIAEKAGLELGPSKAIRVNTYMQTSDPDIYTAGDCACARHIITKKCVWIPLALTANRGGRVAAKNIVGEKAEFPGILGTAVFKVFDYEVARTGFNFDEAKESGFDPVEVLITTISKAHTCKNSQKIYVNMIADKKTGQVLGLFMVGKEGVARRINSGAVALHAGMKADELAEVDMAYAPPFSPVWDPVILAAGELVKKLEP; encoded by the coding sequence ATGAAAATTTTAATTGTTGGAGGAGATGCAGCAGGAATGAGTGCTGCAAGCCAAATCAAGAGAAAATATCCTGAAAATCATGTAGTAGTTCTTGAAGCCACTCAGGATGTTTCGTATTCGGCATGTACAATGCCATACAGTATTGCAGACCCTGACGATGATATAGAAAGACTTATTGTCAGGGCTCCTAAAGAGTTTAGAAAAATAGGAATAGAACTTCACCTGGGTCATTTTGTTGATAAAATTGACAGGGATAAAAAAACAGTTTCAGGGAGAACTACCAAAGGAGAAGAGTTTTTATTTTCCTATGATAAACTTTTTATTGCAACAGGGAATCGGCCCTTTATGCCCCCTATAAAAGGTCTTGATCTTTATGGGGTATTTCCTCTTAAGTCATTGGAGCATGGAAGACAAATAGACAAATACCTTGAAGAAAACACTGTGAAACGTGCTGTAATAATAGGGATGGGGTATATTGGCCTTGAAATGTGCGAAGCTCTTTATTCAAGAAATATTGAAGTCACCATGGTTGAAGCTGCACCTGAAGTTCTTGGCTGGCTTCACAAAGACCTGAGAAATCCTGTGAAAAAAGAGCTTGATGACAAGGGGATTGATTATTTTATAAATACAAAAGTAATTGAAATTCAAAAGTCAGGAAGTTTTTTCACAGTTAAGACAGAAGACAAAAACTTTGAAACAGATTTAGTAATTGCTTCCATGGGAGTTGTTCCAAACAGTGAAATTGCAGAAAAAGCAGGGCTTGAGCTTGGACCTTCAAAAGCCATAAGAGTTAATACTTACATGCAAACAAGCGATCCAGATATTTACACTGCGGGCGATTGTGCCTGTGCAAGACATATAATTACTAAAAAATGTGTTTGGATTCCCCTTGCTCTTACTGCCAACAGAGGAGGAAGGGTTGCTGCAAAAAATATTGTGGGAGAAAAGGCAGAATTTCCCGGTATTCTTGGAACAGCTGTGTTTAAGGTTTTTGATTATGAAGTTGCAAGAACAGGATTTAATTTTGATGAAGCAAAGGAATCAGGGTTTGATCCTGTGGAAGTTCTAATAACAACAATATCAAAGGCCCATACTTGTAAAAATTCACAAAAAATCTATGTAAATATGATTGCAGATAAAAAAACAGGGCAGGTTCTTGGGCTTTTTATGGTGGGTAAAGAGGGAGTGGCCAGAAGGATTAACTCCGGGGCTGTGGCACTTCATGCCGGAATGAAAGCAGACGAGCTTGCTGAGGTTGATATGGCCTATGCACCGCCTTTTAGTCCTGTATGGGATCCTGTTATTCTTGCAGCAGGGGAGCTGGTTAAAAAACTAGAGCCTTAA
- a CDS encoding M48 family metallopeptidase — protein sequence MTYIQIIILSAVLIYFSLNLLSFFLNLKNLNAEIPEGFEDYFDKEKYKNSQNYILKNSKLEIIHSFLNLVVFIVFWFSGGFGYLDNLLTSIFSWEILRGVIYIALLLLAKFIINLPFSLYSTFVIEEKFGFNQTSPKLYAFDKIKMIIITLVIGLPIIGIILGFFQYTGNFAWILCWAGVTVLILSMQIIVPLWIMPLFNKFTPLEDGELKQKVMDYSRKNNFPIENIFIMDSSKRSKKSNAFFSGFGKSKRLVLFDTIIKKHSPQEIVSIVAHETGHYKKKHILTATFLGIIQTGVMFYLLSFFISFEDLFNAFYVEQVSVYAGLVFFGFLYSPVDLFLGVIMLRFSRKNEYEADRFAVESTGNKDVLANTLKKLSADNYSNLSPHPLNVFLNYSHPHVADRVKRIYSI from the coding sequence ATGACATATATTCAGATTATTATTCTCTCAGCTGTTCTTATTTATTTTTCACTGAACCTTTTATCTTTTTTTCTTAACCTTAAAAATTTAAACGCTGAAATCCCAGAAGGTTTTGAAGATTATTTTGATAAAGAAAAATATAAAAATTCTCAAAACTATATTTTAAAAAATTCAAAACTTGAAATAATCCACAGCTTTTTAAATCTTGTAGTTTTTATTGTCTTTTGGTTTTCAGGGGGATTTGGCTACCTGGATAATTTACTTACTTCCATTTTTTCATGGGAAATTTTAAGAGGGGTAATTTATATAGCTCTTCTCCTTTTAGCTAAATTCATTATAAATCTTCCGTTTTCACTTTATTCAACCTTTGTGATTGAAGAAAAATTCGGATTCAATCAAACCAGCCCAAAACTTTATGCCTTTGATAAAATCAAGATGATTATAATTACATTGGTAATAGGGCTTCCTATTATTGGAATTATCCTTGGTTTTTTTCAATACACTGGAAATTTTGCCTGGATTTTATGTTGGGCCGGAGTAACTGTTTTAATTCTTTCAATGCAAATAATTGTACCTTTGTGGATAATGCCACTTTTCAATAAATTCACTCCCCTTGAAGATGGAGAACTAAAACAAAAAGTAATGGATTATTCAAGAAAAAACAATTTCCCCATTGAAAACATTTTTATAATGGACAGCTCAAAAAGAAGCAAAAAGTCAAATGCCTTTTTTTCAGGTTTTGGAAAATCCAAAAGACTTGTTCTTTTTGATACAATAATAAAAAAACATTCTCCCCAGGAAATAGTTTCAATTGTTGCCCATGAAACAGGGCATTACAAAAAAAAGCATATTCTTACTGCAACATTTCTTGGAATTATCCAGACAGGGGTTATGTTTTATCTTTTGTCTTTTTTTATAAGCTTTGAAGATCTTTTTAATGCTTTTTATGTTGAACAGGTTTCTGTTTATGCCGGCCTTGTGTTTTTTGGCTTTCTTTACTCTCCTGTTGATCTTTTCCTTGGAGTTATAATGCTTAGATTCTCAAGAAAAAACGAATATGAAGCAGATAGATTTGCAGTTGAATCCACTGGGAATAAAGATGTTTTGGCAAACACCTTAAAAAAACTTTCAGCAGATAATTATTCAAATCTTTCACCCCATCCGCTTAATGTGTTTTTAAACTACTCACATCCTCATGTAGCAGACAGGGTGAAAAGAATTTACAGCATTTGA
- a CDS encoding MFS transporter, which translates to MLNENYTKLNISAQYFIYFSILGVFLPYFNLYCHRIGFSSFEVGAIASLKTFSIIVFPLFWGFLADRFSIRKQIFIIVNIFSSLIWGLFFFTSDFYPMMIIMFFYSLFHSPIVSFLEAFTVDVLGKDKNNYGKIRLWGSIGFVISVFASGYLSDKLGIFSIVVMIFAGSLIHSFLSLKIPEIAKEKTSRKNFDLSFIFNPRAALFLFAAVLMLGSHSPYYTFFSIYLSDLGYADIFIGVSWSIAVFAEITMMHRSGYIFKKLSPEKVLVFSMFAASFRWIVLFYFNSGFVILISQALHCFSYATFHMASILYIDKLTPAGRKTTGQALNNALTYGLGLMVGNFASGYFYDFSGGDLLFLGAALTAFAGAFIMLFSLKFKFKLD; encoded by the coding sequence TTGCTTAATGAAAATTATACTAAACTAAATATATCGGCCCAGTATTTTATATATTTTTCAATCTTAGGAGTTTTTCTTCCATATTTCAATCTGTATTGTCACAGAATAGGCTTTTCAAGCTTTGAAGTAGGGGCCATAGCTTCACTTAAAACTTTTTCTATAATAGTTTTTCCTCTTTTCTGGGGTTTTCTTGCCGATAGATTTTCCATAAGAAAACAAATATTTATTATTGTAAATATTTTCTCATCATTAATCTGGGGTTTGTTTTTTTTTACATCTGATTTTTATCCCATGATGATTATAATGTTTTTTTATTCACTTTTTCATTCTCCTATTGTTTCATTCCTTGAAGCTTTTACTGTTGATGTTTTGGGAAAGGACAAAAATAATTATGGTAAAATCAGGCTCTGGGGCTCAATAGGGTTTGTGATTTCTGTTTTTGCCTCAGGCTATCTTTCCGATAAACTGGGAATATTTTCAATTGTTGTTATGATTTTTGCAGGCTCTTTGATTCATTCTTTTCTTTCCCTTAAAATTCCTGAAATTGCAAAGGAAAAAACCAGTCGGAAAAATTTTGATTTGTCTTTTATCTTTAATCCCAGGGCGGCTTTATTTCTTTTTGCTGCTGTTCTTATGCTTGGAAGCCATAGTCCTTATTATACTTTTTTTTCAATTTATCTTTCTGATCTGGGTTATGCCGATATTTTTATCGGTGTATCCTGGTCTATTGCTGTATTTGCAGAAATAACCATGATGCACAGATCTGGATATATTTTCAAAAAGTTAAGTCCTGAAAAAGTTCTTGTTTTTTCAATGTTTGCCGCATCTTTCAGGTGGATTGTCTTGTTTTATTTTAATTCAGGCTTTGTCATTCTTATTTCCCAGGCTCTTCATTGCTTTTCTTATGCAACTTTTCATATGGCTTCAATTCTTTATATTGACAAGCTCACACCAGCAGGAAGAAAAACAACGGGTCAGGCTCTTAACAATGCTCTTACCTACGGGCTAGGGCTGATGGTAGGAAATTTTGCAAGCGGATATTTTTACGATTTTTCAGGAGGGGATCTTCTTTTTCTTGGGGCTGCCCTTACAGCCTTTGCAGGGGCTTTTATAATGCTTTTTTCATTGAAGTTTAAATTTAAATTGGATTAA
- the pyrE gene encoding orotate phosphoribosyltransferase: MKNQLIELLKKYSVKYSDTEEFTLASGTKSRFYVNCKPAVLRSEGLYLVGNLVFQEVVDLEIDAIGGLTFGADPVSIAASFASYSSKKPFKAFSIRKEKKDHGISKWIEGDVKKGERVVIIDDVATTGGSTIKAIERAKLEGLNVVAAVILVDREEGGIENISIHVPIVRKILKKSDLI, translated from the coding sequence ATGAAAAACCAGCTTATTGAACTTTTAAAAAAATATTCGGTAAAATATTCAGATACTGAAGAATTTACCCTTGCTTCAGGGACAAAAAGCAGATTCTACGTAAATTGCAAGCCGGCTGTTTTAAGATCAGAAGGACTTTATCTTGTAGGCAACCTTGTTTTCCAGGAGGTTGTTGACCTGGAAATAGATGCAATTGGAGGACTTACCTTTGGTGCAGACCCGGTTTCAATAGCAGCATCATTTGCCTCTTATTCATCGAAAAAACCTTTTAAAGCTTTTTCCATAAGAAAAGAAAAAAAAGACCATGGGATAAGCAAATGGATAGAAGGGGATGTTAAAAAAGGAGAAAGAGTTGTAATTATAGATGATGTTGCCACCACAGGAGGATCTACAATTAAAGCCATAGAAAGAGCAAAATTGGAAGGGCTAAATGTTGTTGCAGCCGTAATTCTTGTGGACAGGGAAGAAGGAGGAATTGAAAATATTTCAATTCATGTGCCCATTGTACGAAAGATTTTAAAAAAATCCGATCTCATTTAA
- the ftsE gene encoding cell division ATP-binding protein FtsE, with the protein MTILGSQPIIRMFNVYKRYDKMSALSDISIDINSGELIFITGPSGAGKTTLLKLFYKAETVTAGQLLIGGLNLSRVRPSALYKLRRKFGIIFQDFKLIPSMTVFENVAIVLEASGEKQRIIERKVSKVLRTVGIEDKKNLYPPSLSGGEQQRAAVARAVIGEPEIIIADEPTGSLDPESARIIIELLREFNERGTTLIIATHSQELIKQNRGRVIRLKKGQIVEALT; encoded by the coding sequence TTGACTATTTTAGGCTCTCAGCCAATAATCAGAATGTTCAATGTTTACAAGCGTTATGATAAAATGTCTGCTCTTTCTGACATTTCCATTGATATAAATTCTGGAGAGCTGATTTTTATCACTGGGCCAAGCGGAGCTGGAAAAACCACGCTTTTAAAACTTTTTTATAAGGCTGAAACAGTAACTGCAGGACAATTGCTTATTGGAGGGCTCAATCTTTCAAGGGTAAGGCCTTCAGCTCTTTATAAGCTTAGAAGGAAATTTGGAATAATTTTTCAGGATTTCAAGCTTATTCCTTCAATGACTGTTTTTGAAAATGTGGCCATAGTTCTCGAAGCTTCAGGTGAAAAACAAAGGATAATTGAAAGAAAAGTTTCAAAGGTTTTAAGAACAGTTGGAATAGAAGACAAAAAAAATCTTTATCCCCCCAGCCTTTCAGGAGGGGAACAGCAAAGGGCGGCAGTTGCAAGGGCAGTTATTGGAGAGCCGGAAATTATCATTGCTGATGAACCAACAGGCAGCCTTGATCCTGAATCTGCAAGAATTATTATTGAACTTTTAAGGGAATTCAATGAAAGAGGAACAACTCTTATTATAGCAACCCATAGTCAGGAGCTTATAAAACAGAACAGAGGCAGGGTGATAAGGCTTAAAAAAGGACAAATTGTGGAAGCTTTGACATGA
- the ftsX gene encoding permease-like cell division protein FtsX, protein MIINSSSFKRCSNDIKNNKFLHAITFITVVLSILIVGTFVLFASNAQELLDRWKSGIKVIVYLENNISSSEKTRTRLEIRNFEEVEDVFFVSGEKGLEELKNQMTRQKAIFENLKTNPLPDSLEVFLKKDRKDLESLESLASKIEQFQSVGEVEYGKEWIGRFVKIISLSRLAAISMGAVFFMVTVFIIANTIRLALYSRKEEIEIMQLVGADDRFIKSPFYIQGFLHGFLGGIGGLLILFLLFFIFSVNISQDLSAFIIKIKFMSLKSVFIILFCSTLVGWLGCYISLKQFSKNS, encoded by the coding sequence ATGATAATAAATTCTTCAAGTTTTAAAAGATGTTCAAATGATATAAAAAACAACAAGTTTTTGCATGCGATTACTTTTATAACAGTGGTTTTGTCAATTCTTATTGTGGGAACTTTTGTTCTTTTTGCTTCAAATGCCCAGGAGCTTCTTGACAGGTGGAAGTCAGGAATAAAAGTTATAGTTTACCTTGAAAACAATATCTCCTCTTCAGAAAAAACCAGGACAAGGCTTGAAATAAGAAATTTTGAGGAAGTTGAAGATGTTTTTTTTGTTTCCGGTGAAAAAGGTCTTGAAGAGCTTAAAAATCAAATGACAAGACAAAAGGCGATTTTTGAAAATCTCAAAACAAATCCCCTTCCTGACTCTTTGGAAGTTTTTCTTAAAAAAGATAGAAAAGACCTTGAATCCCTTGAGTCTCTTGCCTCAAAAATAGAGCAGTTCCAGTCTGTAGGTGAAGTCGAATATGGGAAAGAATGGATAGGAAGATTTGTCAAAATCATTTCCCTTTCAAGACTTGCTGCAATTTCAATGGGTGCTGTGTTTTTTATGGTGACTGTGTTTATTATTGCAAATACAATAAGACTTGCTCTTTATTCTCGAAAAGAAGAAATAGAAATTATGCAACTTGTAGGTGCTGATGACAGGTTTATCAAGTCTCCTTTTTATATTCAGGGTTTTTTGCATGGGTTTCTTGGAGGTATTGGAGGTCTTTTGATCTTGTTTTTGCTTTTCTTTATATTTTCAGTAAATATAAGCCAGGATTTATCTGCTTTTATAATAAAGATTAAGTTTATGTCTTTAAAATCTGTTTTTATAATTTTATTTTGTTCTACACTTGTTGGATGGCTTGGATGCTATATTTCCTTGAAGCAATTTTCAAAAAACTCATAA
- a CDS encoding peptidoglycan DD-metalloendopeptidase family protein: MLYFLEAIFKKLIKSAFTGVFLIVLTCAEAYSAKAVVKSSKLNMREGSLFGAPVTAVLSKGDILEVLGPDDGKWLKVKLKNKIGYVRNRPIYVEIIDGKEKIDTTSVLYKEKKDEIEKRIKKERKFLKEYRERTKTILTGLDEIDRAVNNSENRLSSVKKDYKDLIDKIREEKRKIEDTEKEIKELQPFVDKRIVSLYKLSRVGQMNLLFSADSVVDFIKRQKALKDIISADLSLIGRYSFYRNEYLELKKSLELEKEKLGELSDQIAKYLRIKEIEKEKKKALLKEIKEKEAMKLSLIDSLKEASSKLDEELKILEQKSKVKKDKELKSFASFKGLLNYPVNGKIISGFGGGRSEDGGVYAHKSGIGLKADLGEPVHSVFSGKVAFADWFKGYGNMMIIDHGDSYFTIYAHVQEYFKQKGDSVRKDEVIATIGETGSMSGPFLHFEVRHHGTALNPLSWIKK; this comes from the coding sequence ATGCTATATTTCCTTGAAGCAATTTTCAAAAAACTCATAAAATCAGCTTTTACAGGAGTTTTCTTGATTGTTTTAACCTGTGCAGAAGCTTATAGTGCCAAAGCTGTTGTTAAATCTTCAAAGCTTAATATGAGAGAGGGCTCATTGTTTGGAGCTCCTGTTACAGCTGTCCTTTCGAAAGGGGATATTCTTGAAGTTTTGGGGCCAGATGACGGCAAATGGCTGAAAGTAAAGCTGAAAAATAAGATTGGGTACGTAAGAAATAGACCAATTTATGTTGAAATTATTGATGGTAAAGAAAAAATTGATACAACCAGTGTTTTGTATAAAGAAAAAAAAGATGAAATTGAAAAAAGAATTAAAAAAGAAAGAAAATTTTTAAAAGAATACCGGGAAAGAACAAAAACTATTTTAACCGGGCTTGATGAAATTGACAGGGCTGTAAATAATTCTGAAAACAGATTGTCTTCAGTAAAAAAAGACTATAAAGATTTAATTGATAAAATTCGTGAGGAAAAAAGAAAAATTGAAGATACTGAAAAAGAAATTAAAGAGCTTCAGCCTTTTGTAGATAAAAGGATTGTATCTCTTTACAAGCTTTCAAGAGTAGGTCAGATGAACCTTCTTTTTTCAGCAGACTCAGTTGTTGATTTTATAAAAAGGCAAAAAGCTTTAAAAGATATAATAAGTGCTGACTTGTCACTTATCGGCAGATATTCGTTTTATAGAAATGAATATCTTGAATTAAAAAAAAGTCTTGAACTTGAAAAGGAAAAGCTTGGCGAACTTTCAGACCAGATTGCCAAATATTTGAGAATTAAGGAAATAGAAAAGGAAAAGAAAAAAGCTCTTTTAAAAGAAATCAAAGAAAAGGAAGCAATGAAGCTTTCTCTTATTGATTCTTTGAAAGAAGCAAGTTCAAAGCTTGATGAAGAGCTGAAAATTCTTGAGCAGAAGTCAAAAGTTAAAAAGGATAAAGAATTAAAATCCTTTGCTTCATTTAAGGGACTTTTGAATTACCCTGTAAATGGTAAAATTATATCTGGTTTTGGGGGAGGCCGTAGTGAAGATGGAGGAGTTTATGCCCATAAAAGTGGAATCGGGCTGAAAGCCGATTTGGGAGAGCCAGTTCATTCTGTATTTTCCGGGAAAGTAGCTTTTGCGGACTGGTTTAAGGGTTACGGTAATATGATGATCATTGATCATGGGGATAGTTATTTTACTATTTACGCTCATGTTCAGGAATATTTTAAGCAAAAGGGTGACAGTGTCAGAAAGGATGAGGTAATTGCAACAATAGGTGAAACCGGTTCTATGAGTGGACCTTTCCTTCATTTTGAAGTTCGGCACCATGGAACAGCCTTAAATCCCCTGAGCTGGATAAAAAAATAA
- a CDS encoding S41 family peptidase has protein sequence MKDIKKSWKAFFLFVFISGLVLTGSGVYQTLNAKSGDIPYRELEVFSDVLNLIQNNYVEDVEAKELIEHAIEGMVNGLDPHSAYLPPEAFEELQADTKGEFGGIGIVITKEDGKITVISPVEGTPAYEAGIETGDSIIGVDDKSTKNMSLWEAVKLMRGPVGEPVKITIFREGEKEALVFDLKRDLIPVKSVKYAMLSNDCGYIMITSFKEKTIEELKNAYNELVSKKELKGLVLDLRSNPGGLLDQAVSVSDFFLKKGIIVSIKGRDSKDVTEYNAQINGTEGEYPMVVLINGGSASASEIVAGALQDHKRAVILGTSSFGKGSVQTVRPLKNGSALKYTIARYYTPSGRSIQAEGITPDIKLEYIRAEEKEEKNDLKILKESDLVNHLESEDENKEKEKDKKKDESLVHSDDIKIEVLKKDNQVQHALNMLVGFHLFKRQ, from the coding sequence ATGAAAGATATTAAAAAATCCTGGAAGGCTTTTTTTCTTTTTGTATTTATATCAGGGCTGGTGCTGACAGGTTCCGGCGTTTACCAGACTTTGAATGCAAAATCGGGGGACATTCCCTATCGTGAGCTTGAGGTTTTTTCTGATGTATTAAACCTTATCCAAAACAATTATGTTGAAGATGTTGAGGCCAAAGAGCTTATAGAACATGCAATTGAAGGAATGGTAAACGGTCTTGATCCCCACTCTGCATATCTTCCTCCAGAGGCTTTTGAAGAGCTTCAGGCCGATACAAAAGGCGAGTTTGGAGGCATTGGTATTGTTATAACAAAGGAAGATGGTAAAATTACTGTTATTTCTCCTGTTGAAGGGACACCTGCCTATGAGGCGGGAATTGAAACCGGAGATTCAATAATTGGTGTGGATGATAAATCCACAAAAAACATGAGTCTTTGGGAAGCTGTAAAGCTTATGAGAGGTCCTGTCGGAGAACCTGTCAAAATTACTATTTTCAGAGAAGGTGAGAAAGAAGCCCTGGTTTTTGATTTAAAAAGGGACCTTATCCCTGTTAAAAGCGTTAAATACGCAATGCTTTCCAATGATTGTGGATATATAATGATAACAAGCTTTAAGGAAAAAACCATAGAAGAGCTTAAAAATGCCTATAATGAGCTTGTATCAAAAAAAGAGCTTAAAGGTCTTGTTTTAGATCTTCGTTCCAACCCAGGCGGACTTTTGGATCAAGCTGTAAGTGTCAGTGATTTTTTTCTAAAAAAAGGAATCATAGTATCAATTAAGGGAAGAGATTCAAAAGATGTAACTGAATACAATGCCCAAATCAACGGCACTGAGGGTGAATATCCCATGGTTGTCCTTATAAACGGGGGAAGTGCTTCAGCCTCTGAGATTGTTGCAGGAGCTCTCCAGGATCATAAAAGAGCTGTTATTCTTGGAACTTCCTCCTTTGGAAAAGGCTCAGTTCAGACAGTAAGGCCCCTTAAAAACGGTTCTGCATTAAAGTATACAATTGCAAGATATTATACCCCAAGCGGACGTTCAATTCAGGCAGAAGGAATAACTCCTGATATAAAGCTCGAATATATAAGAGCTGAAGAAAAAGAAGAAAAAAATGATTTGAAAATTTTAAAGGAAAGTGATCTTGTAAATCATCTAGAGTCTGAAGATGAAAATAAAGAAAAGGAAAAAGATAAGAAAAAAGACGAAAGTCTTGTCCACAGTGACGATATAAAAATAGAAGTTCTTAAAAAGGACAATCAGGTTCAGCATGCATTGAACATGCTTGTAGGTTTTCATCTTTTCAAGAGGCAGTAA
- the tkt gene encoding transketolase gives MSELSLNIEETAVNTLRTLAMDTVQKANSGHPGAPMGMAPAAFVLWTKIMKHNPKNPAWINRDRFILSAGHASALLYSLIALSKGGLEIEDLKQFRKWGSKTPGHPEFGHTPGVETTTGPLGQGFANGVGMAMAEAHLNSKYPEVIDHFTYILCGDGDLMEGISYEAASLAGHLELGKLICLYDDNEITIEGSTKLSFTEDVVKRFEAAGWQVIEVADGTDLDLIEKSVNKAKSEQNKPSLVKIKTKIAHGSPNLEGSEKAHGAPLGEEEIKITKKALGWKSEEPFFIPEEVKTYFTKTAKRFEEYENQWNLKFQEFNKSDKEKANNLINAITGFLDRDWNKNLKKFTPEDGKIATRKASGIILNQIAKLIPTLIGGSADLAPSNKTEIENEKDFSKNSYNGRNIRFGIREHSMGAIINGMFLHSGVKPYAGTFLVFSDYMKPAIRMASIMKLPVIYVFTHDSIAVGEDGPTHQPIEHIQSLRLIPGLTVLRPADANETRTAWERAINNSTGPTALVLSRQGLPVLDSSNQEGKPDLGGYIVDNCEGDPDLIMIATGSEVHLCIEAKKELEKRGSKIRVVSLLSKEIFEEQDKDYKEKIIPSKIKKRLVVEAGSSSGWEKYSGDQGKILGINSFGASAPGSTVLKKFGFFTVNIINLAQTILNSK, from the coding sequence ATGTCAGAACTAAGCTTAAATATTGAAGAAACAGCAGTAAATACACTAAGAACACTTGCCATGGACACTGTACAAAAGGCAAATTCCGGGCATCCCGGGGCTCCAATGGGAATGGCTCCCGCAGCCTTTGTTCTATGGACAAAAATAATGAAGCACAACCCAAAAAATCCCGCATGGATCAATAGAGACAGATTTATTCTTTCAGCAGGACATGCTTCAGCCCTTCTCTATTCACTTATTGCCCTTTCCAAAGGCGGCCTTGAAATAGAAGATCTCAAGCAATTCAGAAAATGGGGAAGCAAAACTCCGGGACATCCAGAATTTGGCCATACCCCAGGGGTTGAAACAACAACAGGTCCCCTTGGCCAGGGTTTTGCCAATGGAGTGGGAATGGCAATGGCTGAAGCCCATCTTAATTCAAAGTACCCTGAAGTTATTGATCATTTTACTTATATACTCTGCGGAGACGGAGACTTGATGGAAGGAATTTCCTATGAAGCCGCCTCTCTTGCCGGCCACCTTGAGCTTGGAAAACTCATCTGCCTTTATGATGACAACGAAATCACAATCGAAGGAAGCACAAAGCTTTCATTTACAGAAGATGTGGTAAAAAGATTTGAGGCAGCAGGATGGCAGGTTATTGAAGTAGCAGACGGAACTGACCTTGATCTTATTGAAAAATCAGTAAATAAAGCTAAAAGTGAACAAAATAAGCCAAGCCTTGTAAAAATAAAAACAAAAATTGCCCATGGAAGCCCCAATCTTGAAGGTTCAGAAAAAGCACACGGAGCTCCCCTTGGGGAAGAAGAAATAAAGATTACCAAAAAAGCCCTGGGATGGAAATCTGAAGAACCATTTTTCATTCCTGAAGAAGTTAAAACTTACTTTACAAAAACTGCCAAACGATTTGAAGAATACGAAAATCAATGGAATTTAAAATTTCAAGAATTCAACAAATCAGACAAAGAAAAAGCAAATAATCTTATAAATGCAATTACCGGCTTCCTTGACAGGGATTGGAATAAAAACCTGAAAAAATTTACCCCTGAAGATGGAAAAATTGCAACAAGAAAAGCTTCTGGAATAATTTTAAATCAAATTGCCAAATTAATTCCAACACTTATAGGTGGTTCGGCAGACCTTGCCCCCTCAAATAAAACAGAAATTGAAAATGAAAAAGATTTTTCAAAAAACAGCTACAACGGAAGAAACATAAGATTTGGAATAAGAGAGCATTCAATGGGAGCAATAATTAATGGAATGTTTCTTCACTCAGGAGTTAAGCCTTATGCTGGAACATTTCTTGTGTTTTCAGATTATATGAAGCCTGCAATAAGAATGGCAAGTATAATGAAACTTCCTGTAATCTATGTTTTTACCCATGATTCAATAGCTGTAGGCGAAGACGGACCAACTCACCAGCCAATTGAACATATTCAGTCTTTAAGACTTATCCCCGGACTTACAGTTCTAAGGCCTGCTGATGCCAACGAAACAAGAACAGCCTGGGAAAGAGCAATAAACAATTCAACAGGCCCAACAGCTCTAGTTCTTTCAAGACAAGGACTTCCAGTTCTTGACAGCTCAAATCAGGAGGGCAAGCCTGATCTTGGAGGATATATTGTTGACAATTGTGAAGGTGACCCTGATCTTATAATGATAGCAACAGGTTCTGAGGTTCATCTTTGCATTGAAGCAAAAAAAGAGCTTGAAAAAAGAGGCAGCAAAATAAGGGTGGTCAGCCTTTTGTCAAAAGAAATTTTTGAAGAACAGGATAAAGACTATAAGGAAAAAATTATCCCTTCAAAAATTAAAAAACGGCTTGTGGTTGAAGCAGGTTCATCCTCAGGATGGGAAAAGTACTCAGGAGATCAAGGAAAAATACTTGGAATAAACTCTTTTGGAGCATCTGCCCCGGGAAGCACTGTACTTAAAAAATTCGGCTTTTTTACTGTAAATATAATCAACCTTGCACAAACAATTTTGAATAGTAAATAA